Genomic DNA from Streptomyces sp. GS7:
TCGGCGCCCGGCTCTCGAACTCGCCGGCCGTGATGCCACTGTGGAACACGGACCACTCGGCTGCGGTAAAGCGCGGCGTCTCACGGAGAGTTGTTCTCGGAGCCACGTACCGCGATCGCGCCCGGTGTCCGTGTCATTCCGCGCTCCGAGGGGCAAGTGGGCCTGCATGGTGCCGTATTGACTCTGGTTGGCCTCTTTGACCTCTTCGCTTTTGCCAGCTCAGGGTGGCCGCACGCAAGTCGGCCCCGCACAGGCCGGTGCCCAGACTTGCCCATGGCGCCATAATGGTGCCATCATGACGTCATGGACCTCACTCCGTATGTCGACACTCTGCGGCGGGAACTGGCGGTGGCCGCCGAGGCCGGCGGGGAAGATGCTCGCGAGCTGGCCGAGCGGCTCACTGCTCCTTTGGAGTCGGCGACCCGTCTGACGATGCTCAATGTGCTCTCCGCCGCGATGGACGAGATCACTCGCGAGCTGGCGCCGGGCTCGGTCGACGTGCGGCTGCGGGGGCTGGATCCCGACTTCGTGGTGACGCCGCCGCCGGTCGGTGGTGGCGCCTCCGTGGAGCCGGTCGTGCCCGTCGAGGCGGTCGGGGGGCCGGCGCCCGCCGATGGCGATGAGGGTGGCACCGCTCGGGTCAATCTGCGGTTGCCGGCCCACCTCAAGGCGCGTGCGGAGGAGGCCGCGAGTCGCGAGGGCCTGTCGGTCAACGCGTGGCTGGTGCGGGCGGTGTCGGCCGCGGTCGGCGGCGGCACGCGGCCGCGTACGACGGAGCAGGCCCGCACCACCGGACAGGGCTTCACGGGCTGGGTGCGCTGACCGCGCCAGCGCCAGCGCCAGTGCCCGCATCGCACCCGCACCCGCACCCGCACCCGCACCCGCACCCGCACCCGCACCCGCACCCATCGTCCGTACCCGCCGCCCGTGCCCGCTCCGCTGCGCCCACACCGCGTCCCACAGGGACGGCCACTCCACGTCCCACGGGGGACGTCCAAGGACTTATGAGGACAGTAGAGCCATGCCTTCTTTCGACACTCCCGAAGCGATTTCCGCCACCGCGCACGTGACCGCCGGCTCCATCCGGTTCGCCGCCGGCGACCGCCTCGACACGGTCGTCGAGGTACGACCCCGCGACCCCAAGCGCGAGTCGGACGTACGAGCCGCCGACCAGACCGAAGTCACCTACGCGAGCGGCGCCCTGAGCGTCAGGACGCCCAAGCAGCGCTACTTCGTCGGCCGCACCGGCACCGTCGACGTGACCGTCGAACTGCCCACCGGCTCGCACATCGACACCACCGGCTCCTGGACCCAGGTCCTGGGCGAGGGCCGGCTCGGCGAGGTCCGCGTCAAGACCTCCACCGGCGACGTCCGCCTCGACACCACCGGGCCGGTGCAACTGACCGTCTCCCACGGCTCGATCGCCGTCGACCGCATCGAGGGCATGGCCGAGATCACCACCAGCTCCGGCAGCCTGCGCGTCGGCACCGTCAACGGCCCCGCCGTCCTGAAGAACTCGCACGGCTCCACCACCGTCGGCGCAGCCATCGGTGACCTGCGGGTCAGCGGCGCCAACGGCGACATCGACATCACCCGCGCCGAAAGCTCGGTCACCGCCACCACCGCCCACGGCACCCTGCGCGTCACCGAAGTCACCCGCGGCACCATCCAGTTGGAGACCTCCTACGGCGCCATCGACATCGGCATCCACGAAGGCACCGCCGCCTGGCTCGACGTCAGCTCCAGCCACGGACAGGTGCGCAACACCCTCGCCGCCTCCGAAGCCCCGCCGGAGACCGAGGACACCGTCAAGGTCCACGCCCGCACCCGCTACGGCAACATCGACATCCGCCGCGCCCGACCCTGAGACCCGAAACCCCGTTAACCGACCCACCCCAGGAGCACTCCCCGCCGAGGCGGTGGATGTCGAGGGCGAGAAGCCCGTCATCCCCACCGAGTGGCACCACTATGGCGCCCCCGCACTGGCCCCAGGCCGGTACGGGGGCGTTTGCATGTGACGTACGTCTGGATGCACGTCTGGATGTGCGTCCAGGCGCACATCCGGATGTAGATCCCTGCAGGTCAGACACGGTGGCACGACTCCCGAACGAAGAATGGTGCCATTCCGGCTCGCAATGGCGCCATTGATGTGCCATCATGGTGACGCGAGCACGGCGCGACACGACATCCCGTGGATTGCGTCAGACATTCGCCAGGCACTCGCCAGACACGCACCAGGCATGCGCCATTCCTGCTCCATTCCTGCTCCGTTCCTGCGCCACGGCCCTTCGGCCGCTTCCGTCCCCGTCCTCCGGGTTCGCCAGTCCCCCGGACTCCCTGAAGAAAGGCCCGCCCACCATGAACACCGCGACCCAGGTGTCCACCACCGCGCGAGCGGCCGCGATCTCCGCGAGCGGCCTGCGCAAGTCGTACGGCGACAAGGTGGTGCTCGACGGCATCGATCTGCGGATCCCCGAGGGCACGATCTTCGCCCTGCTCGGGCCCAACGGCGCCGGCAAGACCACCACCGTGGAGATCCTCTCCACGCTGATCACCGCCGACTCGGGCCAGGCCCGGATCGCGGGCATCGACGTGGCCGCCGACGCCGGCTCGGTGCGCCGCCTGATCGGCGTCACCGGTCAGTTCGCCGCCGTCGACGGGCTGTTGACCGCCGAGGAGAACCTGTTCCTCATGGCCGACCTGCACCACCTGGGCAAGCGCGAGGGCCGCCGTCGCGCCGCCGAGCTCCTGGAGCGGTTCGAGTTGGCCGAGGCGGCCCGCAAGAACGTCGCCACGTTCTCCGGCGGTATGCGCCGCAAGCTCGACCTGGCGATGACCCTGGTCGGCCGGCCGCGGATCATCTTCCTCGACGAGCCGACCACCGGCCTCGACCCGCGCAGCCGCCGCGTCATGTGGGAACTCATCCGGGACCTGGTGACGGATCAGGGCGTGACCGTCTTCCTCACCACGCAGTACCTGGAGGAGGCCGACCAACTCGCCGACCGCATCGCCGTGCTGGACCACGGCAGGCTGGTCGCCGAAGGCACCTCCGACGAACTGAAGCGCCGGATACCGGGCGGCCATGTCCGCCTCCGGTTCTCCGACGAGGCCCATCTCGCCACGGCGGCCGGCGTCTTCGGCGTGGCCGCCCGCGACGACGAGTCGCTCAGCCTGCGGATCCCCGGCGACGGCACCCTCACCCATCTCCGTGCCGTCCTCGACGCCCTCGACAGCACCGGCGCGCAGGCCGAGTCGCTCACCGTGCACACCCCCGACCTCGACGACGTCTTCCTCACCCTCACCGGCCAGCAGAACGCCCCCGCTCTCCCCAACTCGCAGAAGGAGTCGGCCCGATGAGTGCCGCGACCGCCACCGCACCGGCCACCCCCACCCGCTCGTACGCCCTGCGCGACGCCATGACGATGCTGCGCCGCAACCTCACTCACATGCGGCGCTACCCGTCGATGACGATCTCGATCGTCACGATGCCGATCCTGATGCTGCTGCTGTTCGTGTACGTCTTCGGCGGGGCGCTCGGCACCGGCATCGGGGCGGGCGCCGACCGCGGTGCCTACGTCAACTACGTGGTCCCCGGCATCATCCTGATGTCCGCGACCTCCGGGGCCGTCGCGACCGCCGTGTCCGTCTGCACCGACATGACGGAGGGCATCATCAACCGCTTCCGTACGATGTCGATCTCACGCGGCTCCGTGCTCACCGGCCATGTCCTCGGCAGCGTCATCCAGGTCACCGCGGTCGTCGTCCTGGTCATGGGCGTCTCCCTCGCGATCGGCTTCCGGCCCGTTGCCGCACCCGCCGACTGGATCGCCGCGTTCGGCCTGCTGGTCTTCCTGGCCTTCGGTCTGGGCTGGCTCTCCGCCGCGATGGGCATGGGCGCCAGGACCGTCGAGTCCGCGTCCAACGCCCCGCTGCCGCTGACCTTCCTGCCCTTTCTCGGCAGCGCGGTCGTCACCCCGGACTCCATGCCGACCGGCCTGCGCTGGTTCGCCGAGTACCAGCCCTTCACGCCGATCAACGAGACCCTGCGCGGCCTGCTGCTCGGCACCCCGATCGGCAACCAGGGCTGGATCGCGCTGGCCTGGTGCACGGGCCTCAGCCTGGTCGGCTACCTCTGGTCGCGCGCCGTGTTCAACCGCGAGGTCACGCGCTGACCACGACGAGGGCGATGGCAAGGGGCGGCTCCCGGAATCCCCGGGAGCCGCCCCTTCACGTGAGCTGGGGAAGTGCCGTGCCTGGGGGCACCTCCCAGCGGCAGCCGGGGAAGCGCCGCGGCCCCGGCCAGGACCCGTCGGACAGGCCCTAGGACTCCCCGTCCGGCGGGGTGCGGCCCAGGCGGGCCCGGTCCGCCGCGGCGGTGCCCTGGTGCCAG
This window encodes:
- a CDS encoding toxin-antitoxin system HicB family antitoxin, whose translation is MDLTPYVDTLRRELAVAAEAGGEDARELAERLTAPLESATRLTMLNVLSAAMDEITRELAPGSVDVRLRGLDPDFVVTPPPVGGGASVEPVVPVEAVGGPAPADGDEGGTARVNLRLPAHLKARAEEAASREGLSVNAWLVRAVSAAVGGGTRPRTTEQARTTGQGFTGWVR
- a CDS encoding DUF4097 family beta strand repeat-containing protein, which encodes MPSFDTPEAISATAHVTAGSIRFAAGDRLDTVVEVRPRDPKRESDVRAADQTEVTYASGALSVRTPKQRYFVGRTGTVDVTVELPTGSHIDTTGSWTQVLGEGRLGEVRVKTSTGDVRLDTTGPVQLTVSHGSIAVDRIEGMAEITTSSGSLRVGTVNGPAVLKNSHGSTTVGAAIGDLRVSGANGDIDITRAESSVTATTAHGTLRVTEVTRGTIQLETSYGAIDIGIHEGTAAWLDVSSSHGQVRNTLAASEAPPETEDTVKVHARTRYGNIDIRRARP
- a CDS encoding ATP-binding cassette domain-containing protein; the protein is MNTATQVSTTARAAAISASGLRKSYGDKVVLDGIDLRIPEGTIFALLGPNGAGKTTTVEILSTLITADSGQARIAGIDVAADAGSVRRLIGVTGQFAAVDGLLTAEENLFLMADLHHLGKREGRRRAAELLERFELAEAARKNVATFSGGMRRKLDLAMTLVGRPRIIFLDEPTTGLDPRSRRVMWELIRDLVTDQGVTVFLTTQYLEEADQLADRIAVLDHGRLVAEGTSDELKRRIPGGHVRLRFSDEAHLATAAGVFGVAARDDESLSLRIPGDGTLTHLRAVLDALDSTGAQAESLTVHTPDLDDVFLTLTGQQNAPALPNSQKESAR
- a CDS encoding ABC transporter permease, which translates into the protein MSAATATAPATPTRSYALRDAMTMLRRNLTHMRRYPSMTISIVTMPILMLLLFVYVFGGALGTGIGAGADRGAYVNYVVPGIILMSATSGAVATAVSVCTDMTEGIINRFRTMSISRGSVLTGHVLGSVIQVTAVVVLVMGVSLAIGFRPVAAPADWIAAFGLLVFLAFGLGWLSAAMGMGARTVESASNAPLPLTFLPFLGSAVVTPDSMPTGLRWFAEYQPFTPINETLRGLLLGTPIGNQGWIALAWCTGLSLVGYLWSRAVFNREVTR